A DNA window from Mya arenaria isolate MELC-2E11 chromosome 17, ASM2691426v1 contains the following coding sequences:
- the LOC128223362 gene encoding uncharacterized protein LOC128223362 — MGGTHSKKVKNKSKSAKHMVPFLDVEVYKHIDDTCSFSGITFLKDGRIAIADYLGHYVKFYDWKMLKLLDSVELATPPYGICTSSICESYLYVTMPFEHKVLHFKVKDDRLDLVKHISTEGRCYGIASFKDGIAVGLRVEKHSWRVEILDYAGSVLKVFKDDDHGRDLFGYADYLTVDPDGSRLYVSDGVQNSVICLNLQDSTMVSIKEMFRYTDSHLSIPKGLTLDCEANLYVIGCESNNVHKISSTGDKIGVVLGHREQLDKPMGIVYDNYEKKLFVTEGSRKVMVFVDG; from the coding sequence atGGGAGGTACACATTCGAAGAAGGTTAAAAATAAATCTAAGAGTGCCAAACACATGGTGCCGTTTTTGGACGTTGAAGTTTACAAGCACATAGACGACACGTGTAGTTTTAGCGGGATTACGTTCTTAAAAGATGGACGTATTGCTATAGCAGATTATCTCGGTCATTACGTGAAATTCTATGACTGGAAAATGCTCAAGTTATTGGATTCCGTGGAGCTTGCGACTCCCCCGTATGGAATATGCACATCTTCAATCTGTGAATCTTATTTATACGTCACCATGCCTTTTGAACACAAAGTTCTTCACTTTAAGGTTAAGGACGACCGCCTTGACCTTGTCAAGCATATTTCGACCGAAGGTCGTTGCTATGGCATCGCAAGTTTTAAGGATGGTATTGCAGTGGGACTGAGAGTGGAAAAGCATTCCTGGCGCGTGGAGATACTGGATTACGCTGGCTCGGTGTTGAAAGTATTCAAGGACGATGACCATGGAAGGGACCTTTTTGGTTACGCGGACTACTTAACCGTTGACCCCGATGGGTCAAGGTTATATGTCTCTGATGGTGTGCAAAACagtgttatttgtttaaatcttCAGGATTCTACCATGGTTTCCATTAAAGAGATGTTTAGGTACACAGACAGCCATCTAAGTATCCCTAAAGGCCTTACTTTGGATTGCGAAGCAAATTTGTATGTAATAGGATGCGAATCCAATAATGTTCATAAGATCTCAAGTACTGGTGATAAAATCGGAGTGGTATTAGGACACAGAGAGCAATTAGACAAACCAATGGGAATTGtgtatgataattatgagaagaaATTGTTTGTTACTGAAGGCTCCAGAAAGGTAATGGTTTTTGTGGACGGCTGA